Below is a genomic region from Medicago truncatula cultivar Jemalong A17 chromosome 3, MtrunA17r5.0-ANR, whole genome shotgun sequence.
TTAACCGCCAAACATAGgcaaacataatttatttaacCGCCACATAGACAAACGTAATTTATTTAACCGCCATACAAgcaaacataatttatttaacCGTCACACATgcaaacataatttatttaatccGCCACTAAGGCACACATAATTATTTAACCGCCACTAAGGCGAATATAGTTTATTTAATCCGCCACTAAGACAtacataatcattaatatttttatttatttgttatccGCCGCTGAGGCAACCACAAAGGGAGACCCTCGCTATTTCGACACGGGTGTGGTTATCATGCATAAGCCATAACTTATGCACCATGCATAAGCCTGCATTAGTCCAGCCCATTATGCACCTAGCCCAATAGAATTGcattgcttcctacaccccaAAGGAATTGCTTCACCATGCAAGcaaacaagacaaaacaacacgCATCATTCACGTTGGAAACGATTGAGGCAAACCGGAAACCAAACTTCCACCACCGCAAACCACATCGGAAACAAACTTCCACCACCGGAAACCGTTCAGAAACCACATTCACCATAACCGCATTCACGTCGGAAACGACATTCACCACCGGAAGCAAACCACGTCGGAAACGTTAACAATCACGTCGCAAACTTCCACCACTACAAATCACGTCGGAAACAAACTTCCATAATCGGAAATCGCATTCACCATAACCgcattcattcatcatcatcgcCGCAAAACATTTGGAAAAGATGAAAACAAAACAGTTTTGAACTTATCTTGTGCTTTCAAGTAATTACAATCAGTTTAATTTCATCTGTTAGTTGGAAATTGTTTATGGAAAGTAATTGCATATGTAACCCTAAATTCACAGTTTAATTTcgaattggtttaatttctgGAAATGGTTTCATAGTGTTGATTTATAGTGTTGATTTGTTTAATTTCTGGAAATGGTTTCATACTCTTGACTTGTTTcttattatagtatgttttgtttaaaaatcatatagaaAACCATTTTACTCTGAAAACCAATATGATGTGTAAATGGTTTTCACAAGTTTTACTCTGAAACCATTTTGATGTGGAAATGGTTTCAAAATGTTGATTTGCTTTGGAACTGTTTTTAACAATTTCTTTGTTTGATTTAGAATCtaagttatcaaaattcatTACATATGGAATCTTCACTTAAGCTCATTACATCTTCATTTACATCTTCATTCACAGATGAATATTTCACATAAATCTCATCCCTTAAAACTTTCagcctaaattttaaaatacaagAACAACTAATATCAAAACCATTGTGCTGTGGAGATGGTTTtggtgagttgtactccaaaatcattatatattgtatttgtttttttttaataaaataataccaaaaccatttttctgtggaaatggtttctatGTGTTGTACACTAAAACCATTTGGTGCtggtaattgttttctttggatTAATGTCTCAACTATAGTATAATCATCTTATGCtggtaattgttttctttgatcCAGGTTAACAAATCTAACGACCTAGGGCCAATTCCAAACTTCAGTATTGGACTTATGCAATTAGAGCAGGAGCAAGCACCTGATGACGATAATGGAAAAAAGAATGGTAAATAGATGGAAAAGAAGCCGGATCAGATAAACCGTGGGAAAAGGAAACAACAATCTGATGAAGGAAGTTCATATGACAAAAATGCAAAGAAGTCggataaaaacaaacaacaatctGCTGGAGAAGAATTTGATGAAAAGAAGAGTATTTTTGTATACATattcttactttttttataGCTGCCATATGCTACAATACCATCTGCCATATTTTGATACTGTTAATTCTGTGTTTCAATGTCTTTGTTTGTTAATActgtaaaattaaaaacaattgaaatTTGTTAATACTGCCCGAAACCATTTGGCACAAGGAATGGTTTCAGAAAGTTTTACACCAAAACCATTTGATGTtggtaattgttttctttggatTAATGTCTCAAgtgtattattaataaattttggttAATCTCTCAAGAATAATCATTTGATGCtggtaattgtttttttttatccaggTTAACAAATCTGATGAAGCAAGTTCTGATGacaaaattggaaagaaaaactTGGATGTCGATTAACGATTGAGGCACAAGCTTAGCATACCTAAGGTCTATGACCTAATGAAGTCAATAgatggaaaaagaagaaaagaccAGATAATTCAACTTTTGAATGAGAGTGGGTTTGGAGGAATGGTTCATATATGCAAATGGACAAAAATCCACACATTCTTTGTGGAATGGGTTGTCAGACACTTTGAAAAGGAGAATATGTGGATAAGACTGAGCAAGACGGATGTGCTCCCATTGAAAGAAGAAGATGTGCACAGAGTGTATCATCTCCCAATGGCGGGGGAGCAGATCAACATTAAACTTTGCTCAGAAGCAGCAATAAAGAGACTCAGGGTAGAGTTAGGATTGGATGGTGATTATTCTCCATTTGTCAAGGCGACAGAGTTGGAGATAAGACTGAAGATAATGGAGAAACCAAAGGCATGGGTAAAGGGTGCAATTTGTCTTATAATTCACAACATTTTGTGCCCCACTAACAGCAACTTAGTTTCTCTACATTATGCTCAAGTATTAGAAGAGACTTCATCTTATAACTGGTGCTCCCATGTTCTCCAATATATGAAAGACGGATTGCAAAATCCGAAAGTGGCAAATCCATTAGCGGACTTCCACTTCCTAATGGTaatcattctctctctctctctctctctctctctctctctctctctcccatatttgtatttgtatgttGGCTGCGGTAATATATTCCTATTTTTAGCTTCAAACCATTATATATATTCCTATTTTTATGTTGGCTGTTTGTATGTCTGAAACCATTTTGCACAAGGAATGGTTTCAGACAGTTGTCTTACAAAACCATTCGATGTACATAATTGTTTTCATTGGAACTGCATGCATACATAGACTATAGGAtcatgatgaagaagatgatgctAATTATGATGATACTAATTATTTTGCAGATTAATTATATGGAGAAAATGGGGAAGAGAAGCCCATTCCTTACAGGAAAATACAAGCAGCCATCGCTTCGTGATTGGGATGTCAAGTCGGCAAACCAAGACCTTCAGAAGGTGCATGAGCTTATGGGACTGGATAAAGGATTGACAGTTGAGGTCAAAAGACTGCAGAGCACCGATGATGGTCTGCTTGTAATGTGTTTTGATGCAGATACATGTCCACTATCTAAGGTGAGAGAAAATTAATGATATTCATGCAATGTTAATGTATAAACCATTAATTTATCTTAAATGGTTTTAAGATGTTATACAGTAAAACCATTAGTATTGTTAAATAATTTTACTTGCTAGTTTAaatgtttttcttcatttttgttttaaactgATACAAATTAGTAGTATATATAAAACAATTGTTAATAGTGAAAGACTATTCTCCTATGAATGAGTGAATgctattattttctttcataataCATAAAACAATTGCACCATAATATTGTCTTTGTATGGTTTCAAAAATCCTAACAATACATGTACATAACCCGATTGCAGGCATAGGAGCATCTAAATTATTGTAGGGGTTGCATACGGGTCTACAATAGAACCGCAGAAACCTTGCAGAGGAGAATAGCTGAGGCAAATGCTTCTACTTCTGCAAAAAAATGACCTAGTTTCAGCAGAAACAAACACATCGAATGAACCTGAAACTGAGGAGAATAAGACTTCAAGTACTGAAAAGTCTACGAAAAATGATGCAGTTTCAGAAGAACCAAGCACAACCAAGGAAGCTGAAAAATCTGCGAAAAATGAAAAGTCTGCAAAAAATGATGCAGTTTCAGAAGAACCAAGCACAACCAAGGAAGCTGAAACTAAGGAGAATAAGAGTTCAGGTACTCAGAAGGGGGTGGAAGTACCTGAAACTGATGATGTGAGCTCTTTTAGTGATGGAACAGATCTAAAAGCATATAAGCATGAAAAAGTAGTTGAGATTATGTATAActcttattttctcaaattattactgaagaatataaatgaaaaaattagaaCTACTATCTAACAAGGGATTAATGGTTTCAGGTTGAATAAAGATGATGATGCCAAAAGCAATGATgaaaatgttgatgatgaagaagttgagaTTGATGCGAAGATCATTGATGATTCAGTTAAGGCAGCATGCAATGTGGGAATGACATTGACACAGGACACTATCTTGAAGTTTCCAGAGTTTTTTGAAGCTTCGAATGCAGggtaaaaaatgattatatatgatgtgttttaatggttttttatttatgatgtgTAAAACTATAATAACAAACTAATGGTTTAAAAAATCCATCTTAAACCATAACTTTTAAAGTGTTTATCAATGGTTTTGATATGTGATGTCTGAAaactaaaatgttttttaatggtTTCAGGTTCAATACAAATGATTCAGAGAATCCAGCTTCAGCGACACAGGAAACAATCTTGAAGTTCCCTGAGATTTTTGATAATGATTCAACGAAGAAAGAATGCAATCAAAGTCTTGCACTTCTGTTGGTACCAGATGTGACGGATGGGGAGAAGCCTACAAAATATGACTCAAACGTTGTTATAGAGTACGAATCAAGCAATGTGATAATTGTACTTTAgaattgattaattatattctgcacaataacaatattaattaaaatctgCAAAAATAAACACTCTTATGTAATATTATTTGATAGTGCAACTCCACTAAAGTCAGTGATGCTAGATGAAATAATTGACTTGGATAATGTACAAACAGTCAcgacaaagaaaagaaagaagcatAATATGCTTTATTCTAATAGCACATACCCTGAGCGTCGACGTGCAGTGAAGAAATCGAAGTACCTTGACAGCCCGTATGATGACGCTGTCCACGAGTCTACTGCAACTGAGTTGCAGAAAAATTTATCAACATATGCATGGAGCTCGGCTACAGGCTCTATTACTGGTTTTGACGAGGTTGGAACCAAGAACCAGAGTGTTACAAACATGATGAATTCTTAGAACAAAGATTGCTAGATGAATACATGCGAGAAActtagaaaatattttgaatgtaCCAGGTGGTGGAGGCATAGGAATCTAAATGGTATAAAGAATGTGTAAACTCATTTCCCTTGTGTTCTCACGTGTAGCTTTTCATTTATTCCATTTGCTTGTGGTCCCACATATGCATTCAAGGTAGatatttccttcttcttctcacgTGTGCCAAGCTAAGGCTTTACAGCCAATTATTTTCATGTGTGCTCCACGTGTAGCTTTTTGCATGGTTCATTCTTGATAAATATCCATTTTGTTAGGAACCTTCTTGTTTCCTTGTCTGAACTATTTTAGTTAAAAAGCAACCATTTGTTTGTACTTGCATGCCAATGTTTGATTGGATTGGAAGTGGTTTTAGAGacaattaaaaatccaaatttatAATCTTGTATGTGCCAGCATGTTCCATAAGCTTGGACATGTTTGGTCCAATTTTATCCAATGCATTCTTATCCattaatttcttgttttgtcCATTGTATGAGAAGCTCAAATAATTTTTAGGAACCAGTTATATCAATCCTTTGAACTTAAGTTCCTGCAACTAAAAATACTCATACAAAGATGTTAAATACAATAATATCAgaattcatttataaaatataatttaaatataatttttcatctttaaaacttaaaataggAATTTGTGAATATTATCTCAAcattctccccctttttgacgatgacaaaatatatttgaatttgattttatagaTGTGTTCTGATTAGGCTCGCCCTCAATTTGATGCATATCTTTTGAGGGTTTAAGAAACAAAGATGACTTGTTTAAACTAGGCTGCCTCTTAATTTATCATCTCAGGTAAAAACATGAGTTTTCTTTTTCACAGATTATTTGAAGAGGATGATTTGAGACCTTTTTAAACATAGTcatacatttcttaatatagaTACTTGTGTTGATTAAAGAGGCAAAATAGTATTTAGAACAAAGTAGCTTTCATTTAACATAGATAAGAACATATATTCTTGCATTGATCATGAAAAACGGCTGAACTGCATATAGCATTGAAGTTCCATTTTTAGCAATAACTTGCTGAAGTACAAAAAGTCCATTTTTTAAGATTCTTAACTAGAAAAGGAAAGACACATAAATACTAAAAAACAGGACACCAAAGTGCTTgataatctacaaaaaaaaaaaaaaaaaaaaaaaaaaaaaaaaaaaaaggcatatttttcaaattcatttcatGCAAAGTGTGCGCGCAAGACATTTGCTTTCTCCCCCTTTTTGTCATCCTCAAAAAGATAGCACAAGACACTATAAACAGAGCATACTACTGCTGATTAGGAGGTGGATTAGATGAAGAACCAGGATCCTTGCTAGGAGCAGGAGCCATCAGCCCAAAGTACTGGAACATGAAGGATCGAAGAGAAAAAATTTCAGAGAAAAGCATTTCATTTGTGATGTTTAAGCATGCTGGTTCGATTGGAGGATCATTTTTTGGAGAAGTTCCAATTGATTTGAAGCTGTCAAAAGAGCTGAAATGCGAAGGAATGGGTGGAATATCACTCAAAAGAGGATTGTCATTCTTTGGAGAATTAAGGAACCTGTTCAAACAAGAGGAACCAAACAGAGCAGAATTTTCGCAGTTAAACAGAGGAGCTGTAGGAATGGCAATTGGTTCAACATTGTCTTCAATTGACAACTTGAGATCAGTTGAGACGGCTGGATTAACAAAGTGATCGACAAATGTTTTCGGAGTATCTAGAGAAGCAGATTGTGAGGACAGGTGACTCTCAACAATAACATCATTTACCAGACTGAAAAGaggattttcttcttctttgttgaGAAAAGCTTCCTGAGGTAGTGGAATTTGATGCAAACCTAGAGTTCCAGTACCGTCTTGAACCTTGAGGTGAGAGATTTTCGTACAATTGAATGGCTTCAAATTTTCTGTGGCTTCTTCGCCGATGAAGGAAAGTTTGAATTCCTTGAAAATTTTGGTTAAGGCCAAAGAATAAGGCAAACCACCGTTTCCTGATGTATCCTTGAGTGCAGCTATCATGTGCCTAATGATTAAATATGGAAGGTTGAATCTTTGTCCATGAGTTAAGTGATGAAGGATCATGAGATCATTGTTATAAACTCGATACCTATTGCGGATGCGAGGCAACAGACTGTGAGTACATAGATTATGCAGAAGCTTGTACTCATTTTTAAAGGCTGTTACAGGAAAATCTTTAGCTGGTTTTACATTACCGAAAATTTTGTTTACCACAGAGTTTCGATCAACATTGACCTTCTCATACCATTTCTAACTATACAACTTTACACCTAAGTTTGGTATATTGAATACCTTTGCTAGAAAATCAGTGGTGATAATGACTTAAGTTTGATTCATAAGACAGAGTATCACATCATGTCCTTCAAGGACCTTAGTAGATGAGTAGAATTTTTGAACAAGATTTGGATAGATTACCTCATCTATTTCACAGAACTCTTTCCAACCGATGCTAGTCATAACATCATCAAGCACGATTCTCCTAGTTTTCATATcctcaaaatcaaagaatttgCTTTCACAGAGAGGTCTTGACAAGATTTCAGGAGCTGGACTTGTTAAATCATCAACTCACTAACCATCACTCTTGTCCCATTCAAAACTTTTTCTTCCTCATTAAAAGAACCTCTCATCCATTTGTTATTCATCCCATTTTGCagaaaacacaaaaatggacaaacaaaatcaaactttCTCTCAACTCCTTCACGCCATTGATCCAAACACCACCTCTTCTCCTCAAGAATCACCACCACCTACTCCTCCTACTTCCTTCACTTACGTTCATGAAACACTCACCATTCCCTTAATCATCATTCCAGATTCACAAACTGGCCCTTACTCTTGTTCACCACCAAAAAGCTTCACCACTTCAGCACTAGTGAAAGCTGAAACGTTCGATGAACTTTTTAAACCAAATGATCAATCCAAACGGTCCTTCTCAAATGATCTTAGAAAATCCATCAGGCTAAGCTCAAAACCCTCTAAAACTTCATACAATAACCTTGATAATGAACCAGATTCCAACATGCAAGCTCAAAATCCTACCAAACGACTCAAAACATCCTCATCAGCTTTTTCACCATATGATCGCAAGGAGGCTCAGAAAGAAAAGATGATGGAAGATATTATCTCAAAACTTGTCAACATTAAAGAGAAGATAATCTTAAATCCATATCAAACAAGTCCAGCTCCTGAAATCTCGTCAAGACCTCTCTGTGAAAGCAAATCCTTTCATTTTGAGGATATGAAATCTAGGAGAATAATGCTTGATAATGTTATGACTAGCATCGGTTGGAAAGAGTTCTGTGAAATAGATGAGGTAATCTATTCAAATCTTGTTCAGAAATTCTACTCATCTACTAAGGTCCTTAAAGGACATGATGTGATACTCTGTCTTATGAATCAAACTCAAGTCATTATCACCACTGATGTTCTTGCAAAGGTATTTAATATACCAAACTCAGGTGTAAAGTTGTATGGTAAGAAATGGTATGACAAGGTCAATGTTGATCGAAACTCTGTGGTAAACAATTTTCGGTAATGTAAAACCAGCTAAAGATTTTCCTGTAACAGCCTTAAAAAATGAGTACAAGATTCTGCATAATCTTTGTACTCACGGTCTGTTGCCTCACAGCCGCAATAGGTATTGAGTACATGACAATGATCTCATGATCTTTCATCACTTAACTCATGGACAAAGAATCAACCTTCCATATTTAATCATTAGGCATATGATAGCTGCACTCAAGGATACATCAGGAAACAGTGGCTTGCCTTATTCTATGGCCTTAACCAAAATTTTCAAGGAATTCAAACTTTCCTTCATCGGCGAAGAAGCCACAGAAAATTTGAAGCCATTCAATTGTAAGAACATCTCTCACCTCAAGGTTCATGACGGTACTGGAACACTAGGTTTGCatcaaacaaagaagaagaagaaaatcctCTTTCCAGTCTGGTAAATGTTGTCATTGTTGAGAGTCACTTGTCCTCACAATCTGCTTCTCTAGATACTCCGAAAACATTTGTCGATCACTTTGTTAATCCAGCCGTCTCAACTGATCTCAAGTTGTCAATTGAAGACAATGTTGATAATACAAACACAAAATTTAAACTTGACAAACCTCAGCTGTTTTAATGCTTTATAGTCTAggaaaaaatttaatgtttggtgGAAAACTGAACATATAACTTACCTCAGAAACTCCAAGAATAGATAAGAAACCACCAAATAGAGGCAGAACGTTAGCAAGATAATCATCAAGTGTAGCAACAGGTTTAAGGAAGAATCCACTCATCAAAGCAACCGTTCCAAAAGTAGTAACAGCAAATGCAACTGCACTTAAGTATTGCTCATATTTGTTGACTGAAATTGGAGATCCATTTCTGCTTTTGGTTGCACCATACAAACCTGAATGTACAAAGCACACAATTAACTGAAAGccttaattgtatttttgtcCTTTAGCTTAAGTATTGTGTGATTTTGGTCTtcataatcttaattttttaaatcaaatccTCATACTTTTCAAATGAAACAGATTTGTTCTAACATTAACATTTCTTACAATTGCTAATAAAAAGTAGCCCTAAATAGAGAACAAACATAAACCTTATAATCTTATATAACTCTCCATTCTAGTTGTTAGATTTCTTTACAACTACCAAAGGATTTCcacaaaaaaaacttgattcaatcaaaattaGAAAACCAATAAATAACAGAGAAAATTAAATCTCAGTTTTGCAATATCATAATACTACTCTATTGATTAGTAACTAATTGAATACACATTTGAGCAAAAAGTTTTTTACTGTTTCTATAAAGAGATTGCCGGAGAAATTACCCTGTCGGTGGTGATATCAAAGAGACTGGATCTACGGCGACAGCGATTGAGATTACTTCGGCAGAGAAAGTACTTCTGAGCATGACTTGCAACCTGCATAGGCGTTCTTGTTTTCACATAGTTCCTTGAGATTCCTCTCCAATCACCTTTATCAACTTTCTGCAATCCAACCGAAAACAACTTGTGCTCTTCATCCGTCCACGGAATCCTTGATCCATTCAAAGAAAATCAATAACAATAAtcacttttcaatttcaatcaattcaaacaaagaaagaaacaaaaaaattctcaagttaatttcaagttttagtTAATTTATAGAATCTCTATTAAACAATAGCCAAAAACCATGTAAATATGAGACATGTAGCCATTGTTTGCTCAGAGAGAATGCAGTCAAATAGCTACTTAAAATCCTGAGGTAAGCAACCTTTAATGCTCAACCTAAGTGAAAGTAGCTGCAACTTAAGATGTAGTTATTACAATTAAAGTTTGTGTTAACTCCAATGGCAGTCTCCTCATTCTCAGCCCCTAAATGAATAAAGCACACCAAAAATTGGACATCCTTGTAAGTAATAAACCTGCTGCCTTACAAACCAGAAGCAAATTCGCAAAAAACACACAGGACAGGGGGCACACAAAAAACAGCTCTCAAAAACTCAGCACCAaacattttttggttttgaatcTTCATAATAGACATTGCCTGCTACAGATGAAAGATTCAACTTATATAAAGAAAAGCCTGCATACATATATATGCTTTCACACAAATTTGCAATCGCTACAAAACCAACATGAACCTGTCAAGATAAAATTCTGCAGCAATGGCATTATCGGcaccaaaaacaatttaaatcacCGTTGGTTATTTCTGTTCATACTAACACACATTACCtgatttatattaaataatgacactaatgaaaaataaaaaccaacatCAACCATGAAACCTGAAAATATGAAGCAAATATATTCTAAAACATTTCAATTAACACAATTTAACTCAACTCCTCACaaaccaaatccaaatcaaaattgaaacagTTATGTTAAATCAAAGCCAAACTTAAATTAGTGAATGCCTATTATAACAATCATATGTACACAGTGTCGTAGGGCATCAACTCCTCCGAATTCTCTAGTACCCACTTGCTTAATAATGGTATGATGTGGGATGTTTTGTATTTGTCGTGCTTTTAATTTCACTTGACTATCAAAAATTAGCagcaaatcatcaaaatattcAAGTTAACAATAAAAGGCATTTGAGAAATATTTGAAATGTGTTgttcttttaagatttaaatCACAGAGTTAAACAACCAAAACAGAATTGAAGATAAAAGCAAAATTCCAGGAAAGAactcattttcatgtttcaGAAATCAATTTAGCATCCACCTTTGGAATATTATGTCTAGCAAAACAACCAAAAGCAAAACTAAAGATAAAGGGTATTCTGTTCAACAGATATGTTCACATCTT
It encodes:
- the LOC120579662 gene encoding uncharacterized protein; this translates as MLLLLQKNDLVSAETNTSNEPETEENKTSSTEKSTKNDAVSEEPSTTKEAEKSAKNEKSAKNDAVSEEPSTTKEAETKENKSSGTQKGVEVPETDDVSSFSDGTDLKAYKHEKVVEIMLNKDDDAKSNDENVDDEEVEIDAKIIDDSVKAACNVGMTLTQDTILKFPEFFEASNAG
- the LOC25479876 gene encoding uncharacterized protein isoform X1, which encodes MILHHLTHGQRFNLPYLIIRHMIAALKDTSGNGGLPYSLALTKIFKEFKLSFIGEEATENLKPFNCTKISHLKVQDGTGTLGLHQIPLPQEAFLNKEEENPLFSLVNDVIVESHLSSQSASLDTPKTFVDHFVNPAVSTDLKLSIEDNVEPIAIPTAPLFNCENSALFGSSCLNRFLNSPKNDNPLLSDIPPIPSHFSSFDSFKSIGTSPKNDPPIEPACLNITNEMLFSEIFSLRSFMFQYFGLMAPAPSKDPGSSSNPPPNQQ
- the LOC25479879 gene encoding uncharacterized protein — protein: MATCLIFTWIPWTDEEHKLFSVGLQKVDKGDWRGISRNYVKTRTPMQVASHAQKYFLCRSNLNRCRRRSSLFDITTDRGYFLLAIVRNVNVRTNLFHLKSLYGATKSRNGSPISVNKYEQYLSAVAFAVTTFGTVALMSGFFLKPVATLDDYLANVLPLFGGFLSILGVSELRRLD